A window of Paenibacillus sp. 19GGS1-52 contains these coding sequences:
- a CDS encoding C39 family peptidase: MKPGQSHHKLTVEPYTQWEPGVASPASACGPATMAALMEYWSTRQGKHFIGGENHFYSKVEHINHMYSHHGGTPWGMSVRSFIRGIKDYIGASSETEARYQLSLTTFKDINRYIAEIDAERPVAIKFDKWFTFRWRGRYAYAYHWVLGIGYETFADGATPILIVLDNGIKYKDGGFAPSKERRMLFSPNKGIITMVALNIIEASEPKEE, translated from the coding sequence ATGAAGCCGGGACAGTCCCATCATAAGCTGACAGTAGAACCTTACACGCAATGGGAACCCGGTGTGGCTTCACCCGCCTCGGCTTGCGGGCCAGCAACGATGGCCGCATTAATGGAATATTGGAGTACTCGTCAGGGGAAGCATTTTATTGGCGGGGAAAATCATTTTTATTCCAAAGTGGAGCATATTAATCACATGTACAGTCATCATGGGGGAACCCCTTGGGGAATGAGCGTGCGCAGCTTTATAAGAGGAATCAAAGACTACATAGGAGCTTCTTCTGAAACGGAGGCACGGTACCAACTTTCGCTAACGACCTTCAAGGATATCAACAGATATATAGCGGAAATCGATGCGGAGCGGCCGGTAGCTATCAAATTCGACAAGTGGTTCACTTTTCGCTGGAGAGGGAGATATGCTTATGCTTACCATTGGGTGCTCGGAATAGGATATGAGACGTTTGCGGATGGCGCGACTCCTATCCTCATTGTTCTTGATAATGGTATCAAGTATAAAGATGGTGGCTTTGCCCCCAGTAAAGAACGGCGCATGCTCTTTTCTCCGAATAAGGGCATCATTACGATGGTAGCTCTGAATATCATAGAAGCTAGTGAACCGAAGGAAGAATAA
- the yfcE gene encoding phosphodiesterase, whose product MKLMFISDIHGSLFWLERALEQVAEEQPDCLVILGDFLYHGPRNPLPDGYDPQGVASRLNDYNANHRTIVAVRGNCDAEVDQMLLQFPMMGDYVLILHEGRRIYATHGHGFSMEHLPQLSEKDIFIQGHTHVPVAEVKEGIFVLNPGSISLPKENNPNSYAVLQNGEFIVKDFAGNTIRNITF is encoded by the coding sequence ATGAAGCTGATGTTTATTTCTGATATTCATGGATCGTTATTTTGGTTGGAACGAGCGTTGGAACAAGTTGCCGAGGAGCAGCCGGACTGCCTCGTTATATTAGGAGACTTTTTATATCATGGACCAAGGAATCCGCTGCCCGATGGTTATGACCCGCAGGGTGTGGCCAGCAGACTGAACGATTATAACGCCAATCACCGGACCATCGTCGCTGTGCGCGGCAATTGTGATGCTGAGGTGGACCAGATGCTGCTGCAATTCCCGATGATGGGCGATTATGTATTAATTCTGCATGAAGGCAGACGAATTTATGCTACGCACGGGCATGGCTTTAGTATGGAGCATTTGCCTCAGCTTTCGGAGAAGGATATCTTTATCCAAGGGCATACCCATGTACCAGTGGCGGAAGTTAAAGAAGGGATATTTGTCCTCAATCCGGGTTCAATCTCTCTCCCTAAAGAGAACAATCCAAATTCTTATGCGGTCCTGCAGAATGGGGAATTCATAGTTAAGGATTTTGCAGGCAATACGATTAGAAATATTACGTTTTAA
- a CDS encoding glutamate synthase subunit beta yields the protein MGKATGFLEYQRQTPSECEPLERIKNWNEFSVKMDEEKLQEQGARCMDCGTPFCHVGRILSGMASGCPVHNLIPEWNDMVYRGNWEVALKRLHKTNNFPEFTGRVCPAPCEGACTVGLNGNPVTIKSIEKAIVDKGFAEGWIVPEPPLTRTGKKIAVVGSGPAGLACAAQLNKAGHSVTVYERADRIGGLLTYGIPNMKLDKKTVQRRVDLLAAEGVIFVTRTEIGVDISATQLKDEHDAVVLCGGSTQARDLPIEGRELAGIHQAMEFLTLNTKSLLDSNLADGEYLSAAGKDVVVIGGGDTGTDCVATSIRHGCRSVTQLEIMPQSPLTRQAGNPWPEWPKVLKVDYGQEEAASLYKEDPRRYLVSTKRFVGNDGGQVQELHTVRIEWTRNEQGRIVPVEVPGSEEVLKAQLVLLALGFTGPEETVLGQLGVERDERSNAKAEFGAQATNVEAVFAAGDMRRGQSLVVWAINEGRQAAREVDRFLMGSSNLP from the coding sequence ATGGGTAAAGCAACAGGATTTTTGGAATATCAACGGCAAACGCCTTCAGAGTGTGAGCCTCTGGAGCGAATTAAGAATTGGAATGAATTTTCGGTGAAGATGGATGAAGAGAAGCTACAGGAGCAAGGCGCTCGCTGCATGGATTGTGGCACACCGTTTTGTCATGTGGGACGTATTCTGTCAGGCATGGCCTCTGGCTGTCCCGTGCATAACCTGATTCCGGAATGGAATGATATGGTATACCGTGGCAACTGGGAGGTTGCGCTGAAGCGTCTGCACAAGACTAATAACTTTCCGGAATTTACAGGACGTGTATGTCCAGCTCCTTGTGAAGGCGCGTGTACTGTAGGGCTTAATGGCAATCCTGTAACGATAAAATCCATCGAAAAAGCGATTGTAGATAAAGGTTTCGCAGAGGGCTGGATTGTTCCTGAGCCTCCGTTGACTCGTACGGGCAAAAAAATAGCTGTAGTAGGCTCGGGTCCGGCAGGTCTTGCCTGTGCGGCCCAGCTCAACAAGGCTGGACATAGCGTAACCGTGTATGAACGAGCAGATCGTATTGGTGGTCTGCTGACCTACGGGATTCCAAATATGAAGCTTGATAAGAAAACGGTGCAGCGCCGGGTCGATCTGCTTGCAGCTGAAGGTGTCATCTTCGTAACCCGCACAGAGATCGGAGTGGATATTTCCGCAACACAGCTGAAGGATGAGCATGATGCAGTGGTCCTGTGCGGTGGATCTACGCAGGCCCGCGACCTCCCTATAGAAGGACGTGAGCTGGCAGGCATTCATCAGGCGATGGAATTCCTGACGTTGAATACTAAAAGTCTGCTGGATTCCAATCTAGCGGATGGGGAGTATCTGTCGGCGGCAGGCAAGGATGTAGTGGTCATCGGCGGCGGTGATACGGGTACGGACTGTGTAGCCACCTCGATCCGGCACGGCTGTCGCAGCGTGACCCAACTAGAGATTATGCCACAGTCTCCATTAACGCGTCAGGCTGGCAATCCTTGGCCAGAATGGCCGAAGGTACTGAAAGTTGATTATGGTCAGGAAGAGGCGGCTTCGTTATATAAGGAGGACCCGCGCCGTTATCTTGTTTCGACGAAACGCTTTGTCGGCAATGATGGGGGACAGGTGCAGGAGCTGCATACTGTACGTATTGAATGGACTCGTAATGAACAGGGCCGAATCGTCCCGGTTGAAGTTCCGGGCAGTGAGGAAGTCCTTAAGGCACAGCTGGTGCTGCTGGCTTTGGGTTTTACAGGTCCTGAAGAAACTGTGCTGGGACAGCTTGGAGTAGAACGTGATGAGCGCTCTAACGCCAAGGCGGAATTCGGAGCACAAGCTACGAATGTGGAAGCAGTATTTGCTGCAGGCGACATGCGCCGCGGACAAAGCCTTGTTGTGTGGGCAATTAACGAAGGCCGTCAGGCTGCTCGTGAAGTAGATCGCTTCCTCATGGGATCATCGAATTTGCCGTAA
- the pulA gene encoding type I pullulanase, which translates to MSVQKEMKEKIYFGDPAATGGISVFDQDFDTLFSYDGEDLGVTYSKAQSVFCLWAPTAQEAEVAMYDSWKVEQAHTVPMIRDVRGAWRLTVDGDLEGKYYTYRVRIGDKWNEAVDPYVRAVGVNGDRGVIIDLCKTDPQRWTEDKPPLDNVVDAIIYELHLRDLSIHPASGIVHKGQYLGLAEEGTRGPEGILTGLDHIADLGVTHVQLLPIFDYATESVDETKLDEPHYNWGYDPLNYNAPEGSYATDPYVPGLRIQELKTMVQALHDRGLRVIMDVVYNHVYDGYLIHFTKLVPGYYLRYKRDGSLSNGSGCGNDTATEHVMMSRFIVESVLYWAKEYHIDGFRFDLMGLMDIGTMKEIRRRLDEVNPSLLTIGEGWIMETELPMEQLANQTNADQLPGIGHFNDGFRDAIKGNLFLYDQPGFIGGKSGLEQAVKTGIAGGIVHSQEIGQFADEPQQCVNYVECHDNHTLWDKIVLSSQGQTEEQRRAMHRLASAMVLTSQGIPFLHAGQEFMRTKKGVENSFKSSAELNCMDWVQCAAHEEDVAYMKQLISLRKDHPAFRLRNAEDIRKHLIFEKAPAGAVAYTLRNHAGGDPAQSLYVLYNANPDLTILDLPQLGEWKILFGKELVQKLDGGKVATSGIGMIVLAG; encoded by the coding sequence TTGTCTGTACAAAAGGAAATGAAAGAAAAGATTTATTTCGGTGACCCAGCGGCTACTGGCGGTATTTCGGTATTCGATCAGGATTTTGACACCTTGTTCAGTTATGACGGGGAAGATCTTGGTGTGACCTATTCAAAAGCACAATCCGTATTCTGTTTATGGGCACCAACTGCACAGGAAGCAGAGGTCGCAATGTATGATTCGTGGAAGGTAGAACAGGCACATACAGTTCCTATGATCCGTGACGTTCGCGGGGCTTGGAGACTGACGGTTGACGGTGATTTAGAGGGCAAGTATTATACATATCGTGTGCGTATCGGTGATAAATGGAACGAAGCGGTTGATCCATATGTGCGTGCCGTCGGAGTGAATGGGGATCGTGGCGTCATTATAGATCTGTGCAAGACGGACCCGCAGCGGTGGACTGAAGATAAGCCACCTCTGGATAACGTGGTAGATGCCATTATTTATGAGCTTCATCTGCGTGATTTGTCCATACATCCGGCAAGTGGCATTGTCCATAAAGGGCAATATCTCGGTTTGGCTGAAGAGGGTACCCGTGGGCCTGAAGGAATTCTCACAGGTCTGGATCATATTGCTGATCTCGGAGTTACCCATGTACAACTACTGCCTATTTTCGATTATGCAACAGAAAGTGTTGATGAAACCAAGCTGGATGAGCCTCACTACAACTGGGGATATGATCCGTTGAATTATAATGCTCCCGAGGGCTCTTATGCGACGGATCCTTATGTTCCAGGCCTACGGATTCAGGAGCTCAAAACAATGGTTCAGGCCTTGCATGATCGGGGTTTACGCGTCATTATGGATGTCGTCTATAACCATGTTTATGATGGCTACCTTATCCATTTCACGAAGCTGGTGCCTGGTTATTATTTGCGCTATAAGCGGGATGGGAGTCTCTCGAACGGCAGTGGTTGTGGTAACGATACCGCTACCGAACATGTGATGATGTCCCGTTTTATCGTAGAATCTGTGCTTTATTGGGCCAAGGAGTATCATATTGATGGTTTTCGCTTTGATCTGATGGGACTTATGGATATTGGCACAATGAAAGAAATCCGGCGCCGGCTGGACGAAGTCAATCCGTCGCTTCTAACGATCGGCGAAGGCTGGATTATGGAGACCGAGTTGCCGATGGAGCAGCTTGCAAATCAGACTAATGCGGACCAGCTGCCCGGAATCGGACATTTTAATGATGGCTTTCGGGATGCGATTAAAGGAAATCTGTTTCTGTATGATCAGCCCGGCTTTATCGGCGGGAAGTCTGGCTTGGAGCAGGCCGTGAAGACGGGAATCGCCGGAGGTATTGTTCACAGTCAAGAAATTGGCCAATTTGCTGATGAGCCACAACAATGTGTGAACTATGTGGAGTGTCATGACAATCATACTCTCTGGGATAAGATTGTATTATCCAGCCAAGGACAGACAGAGGAACAGCGGCGCGCCATGCATAGGCTTGCTTCTGCCATGGTATTGACGAGCCAGGGAATTCCTTTTCTCCATGCCGGTCAAGAATTTATGCGTACCAAAAAAGGTGTGGAGAACAGCTTCAAATCTTCAGCCGAGCTCAACTGTATGGATTGGGTACAATGCGCTGCTCATGAGGAGGATGTCGCCTATATGAAGCAGTTGATTTCGCTGCGTAAAGACCATCCGGCTTTCCGCCTGCGCAATGCTGAAGATATTCGCAAGCATCTAATATTTGAGAAGGCACCTGCTGGTGCGGTAGCTTATACACTTCGGAACCATGCTGGAGGCGACCCCGCGCAATCCTTATATGTTCTCTATAATGCCAACCCTGACCTGACTATACTGGATTTGCCGCAGTTGGGTGAATGGAAGATATTGTTCGGTAAAGAGCTGGTGCAGAAGCTGGACGGAGGTAAAGTTGCAACCTCCGGTATTGGGATGATCGTTTTGGCCGGGTAG
- a CDS encoding agmatine deiminase family protein: protein MYPKDLNYTMPAEWAKHQRTFISWPVQASMCFPDNHVSVCQGYADIIAAMAEFEPVTVLVNPDELERVKSLVGGTNVTLLPIEHSDAWLRDNGPTFVVNKEGKLAGVNWKFNAWGGKYAPWDLDDKVAPQILEQLKVTRFDAPLVMEGGSIHTDGEGTLLTTEECLLNVNRNPELGRGDIENYVMKYTGTESIIWLKRGLSGDETDGHVDNIACFAAPGKVIIQFCEDPQDENYEITAENVRILENAIDAQGRKLEIIKIQQPPRVDGEEGRLTLSYLNFYFVNGGIILPVFGGTAAETDRLAEQVLTELFPDRRIRTVNGMAVITEGGNVHCTTQQMPVSI from the coding sequence ATGTATCCTAAAGATTTGAACTATACAATGCCCGCAGAATGGGCCAAACACCAGCGTACTTTTATTTCCTGGCCTGTGCAGGCCTCCATGTGTTTCCCGGACAACCACGTCTCTGTATGCCAAGGTTACGCTGATATCATAGCGGCTATGGCAGAGTTCGAACCGGTAACAGTGCTTGTGAATCCAGACGAATTGGAAAGAGTAAAGTCTCTAGTCGGTGGAACAAATGTAACGTTGCTCCCTATTGAGCATAGCGATGCTTGGCTGCGTGATAATGGACCTACTTTTGTAGTGAATAAAGAAGGTAAACTTGCTGGAGTGAACTGGAAGTTTAATGCCTGGGGTGGTAAATATGCGCCTTGGGATCTGGACGATAAGGTAGCCCCGCAGATTCTGGAGCAGCTGAAAGTGACCCGTTTTGATGCGCCGCTTGTAATGGAAGGTGGCTCTATCCATACGGATGGAGAAGGAACATTATTAACAACTGAAGAATGCTTGCTTAACGTCAACCGCAACCCTGAACTGGGACGGGGAGATATTGAGAATTATGTAATGAAATATACAGGGACAGAATCCATCATCTGGCTGAAACGCGGGTTAAGCGGGGATGAAACCGATGGACATGTCGACAATATTGCTTGTTTTGCTGCACCAGGTAAAGTCATTATTCAGTTCTGTGAGGATCCTCAGGACGAGAACTATGAGATCACAGCGGAGAATGTGCGTATTTTGGAGAATGCCATCGATGCCCAAGGCCGGAAGCTGGAGATTATTAAGATTCAGCAGCCGCCCCGCGTGGATGGCGAGGAGGGCCGGCTGACGCTCAGCTATTTGAACTTTTACTTTGTGAACGGCGGTATAATTTTGCCGGTGTTCGGCGGAACAGCAGCAGAAACGGATAGACTCGCCGAGCAAGTGCTTACTGAACTGTTCCCAGACCGTAGAATTCGTACAGTAAATGGAATGGCGGTCATTACCGAAGGCGGCAACGTACACTGCACCACACAGCAAATGCCAGTCTCTATATAA